A genome region from Methanobacterium subterraneum includes the following:
- a CDS encoding caspase family protein, with translation MTGKRALCVGINNFKYFPSAALRGCVNDANDMENLLKILFEFQSDNIVKLTDAKATKANIMKNLQEMLVGAKSGKYSHLVFTMSSHGTQVPDLSGDESDRVDEAFCPYDLKEKQDEWDPEHIIVDDELRDMFIQLPDEIVLEVFLDTCHSGTGLKAIDLIWDRQTRYIPPPSLEAFKRVDGKRQRGLNKALLEKGMRQHILWAACRADQTSADANIDGDWHGAFTYYFCKEMKASQNKLTRNEILEKVREDLKEADYTQIPQLECEATVRNWNMD, from the coding sequence GTGACTGGTAAAAGAGCATTGTGTGTTGGAATAAATAATTTCAAATACTTTCCTTCAGCTGCATTGAGGGGTTGTGTGAATGATGCCAATGATATGGAAAATTTATTAAAGATATTATTTGAATTCCAATCAGATAACATAGTTAAACTCACAGATGCTAAGGCTACCAAGGCTAATATAATGAAGAATCTTCAAGAAATGTTAGTCGGAGCCAAATCAGGTAAATACAGTCACCTGGTATTTACCATGTCCAGTCATGGCACTCAGGTACCAGATTTAAGTGGAGATGAGTCCGATCGGGTGGATGAAGCCTTCTGCCCCTATGACTTAAAAGAAAAGCAAGATGAGTGGGATCCTGAACATATAATTGTGGATGATGAGCTACGGGACATGTTCATTCAACTTCCAGATGAGATAGTTCTGGAGGTCTTTCTGGATACCTGTCACAGTGGGACCGGACTCAAAGCAATCGACCTCATATGGGACAGGCAAACACGATACATACCACCACCATCCCTGGAAGCATTTAAAAGAGTTGATGGAAAAAGGCAAAGAGGTTTGAATAAAGCCCTCCTGGAGAAAGGAATGCGTCAACACATATTATGGGCTGCATGCCGTGCTGATCAGACCAGTGCCGATGCCAACATCGATGGGGACTGGCATGGTGCATTCACCTATTACTTCTGCAAGGAAATGAAAGCCAGCCAGAACAAACTCACCAGGAATGAAATACTGGAAAAAGTCAGAGAAGACCTTAAAGAAGCAGATTATACTCAGATACCCCAGTTGGAGTGTGAGGCTACGGTTAGGAATTGGAATATGGATTAG
- the oadA gene encoding sodium-extruding oxaloacetate decarboxylase subunit alpha, producing MTKIRLIETAFRDAHQSLLATRMRTRDMLPIAEEMDKVGFFSLECWGGATFDTCIRYLNEDPWDRLRSIKELVKKTPLQMLLRGQNLVGYKHYPDDVVRKFVEKSYENGVDVFRVFDALNDIRNMELSIKVAKEQGAHVQATLSYTTSPYHTIEKYVELAKELEALECDSLVIKDMAGLISPHDTYELVKTLKDETDLLINLHCHCTSGMTPMSYYAACQAGVDLLDTAISPLAWGASQPPTESVVAALKETPFDTELDLKLLNQIKKYFEEIREKYSGIIDPITERVDTDVLLYQIPGGMLSNFVSQLKEQNALDRYEDVLSEVPRVRKDLGYPPLVTPTSQIVGIQAVMNVLGGERYKNVSKEVKEYLKGFYGRPPAPVDPEVAHKIIGDEEPITCRPADFLEPELEKFRVKGEEMGIIKKEEDVLTFTLYPAVAPKFLRGETEEEPLAPPKSENVISTPTAVPTEYQVDVDGESFEVKVVPTGYLEIETTEGVKPSGPMEGGVSSSMQGMILKLKVKKGDKVKEGDVVAVLEAMKMENDIHSPESGTVQDVFVDEGDTVGTGDTLMVIK from the coding sequence ATGACGAAAATTAGGCTAATTGAAACCGCTTTTAGAGATGCACACCAGTCACTCCTGGCTACGAGAATGAGAACCAGGGACATGCTCCCCATTGCCGAGGAAATGGATAAAGTAGGATTTTTCTCTCTGGAATGTTGGGGAGGGGCCACCTTTGATACCTGCATCCGCTACTTAAATGAGGATCCCTGGGACAGGTTAAGGAGCATTAAAGAACTGGTGAAAAAAACTCCACTGCAGATGCTACTCCGTGGGCAGAACTTGGTGGGTTACAAACACTACCCCGATGATGTGGTGCGAAAATTCGTTGAAAAATCATATGAAAATGGTGTGGATGTTTTCCGTGTGTTCGATGCATTGAATGACATCCGTAACATGGAACTATCCATTAAAGTTGCCAAAGAACAGGGAGCCCATGTGCAGGCAACATTAAGTTACACTACCAGCCCCTATCACACCATAGAAAAATATGTGGAGCTTGCCAAGGAACTGGAAGCCCTGGAATGTGATTCTCTTGTCATAAAGGATATGGCCGGACTTATATCACCACATGATACTTATGAACTGGTTAAAACTCTTAAAGATGAAACTGATCTTCTGATTAACCTGCACTGCCACTGCACCAGTGGTATGACCCCCATGAGTTATTATGCAGCTTGTCAGGCAGGAGTTGATCTTTTAGACACCGCCATATCTCCACTAGCATGGGGTGCTTCCCAACCACCAACGGAAAGTGTGGTTGCTGCTTTGAAAGAAACCCCCTTTGATACGGAGTTGGATTTGAAGCTTTTAAACCAGATTAAAAAGTATTTCGAAGAAATAAGGGAAAAATACAGTGGAATTATTGATCCAATCACCGAGAGGGTGGATACGGATGTTTTATTATATCAGATCCCCGGAGGAATGCTCTCAAACTTTGTTTCACAGCTTAAAGAACAGAATGCACTGGACCGTTACGAGGATGTTCTTTCTGAGGTGCCACGGGTGCGAAAAGACTTGGGCTATCCTCCCCTGGTAACCCCTACCAGCCAGATTGTAGGTATCCAGGCTGTAATGAATGTTCTTGGTGGAGAAAGGTACAAAAATGTCTCTAAAGAAGTTAAAGAGTACCTTAAAGGATTTTATGGAAGACCACCAGCACCCGTTGACCCGGAGGTTGCCCATAAAATCATTGGCGATGAGGAACCCATAACCTGCCGTCCTGCCGATTTTCTAGAGCCAGAACTTGAAAAATTCAGGGTAAAAGGAGAAGAGATGGGGATCATCAAAAAAGAAGAAGATGTGCTAACATTTACCCTTTACCCTGCTGTGGCTCCGAAATTTCTTAGAGGGGAAACAGAAGAGGAACCATTAGCCCCGCCAAAATCAGAGAATGTTATCAGTACTCCTACCGCAGTACCCACCGAGTACCAGGTGGATGTGGATGGTGAGAGTTTTGAGGTTAAGGTAGTTCCCACTGGATACTTAGAGATAGAAACCACCGAAGGAGTCAAGCCTTCAGGACCCATGGAAGGTGGGGTGAGCTCTTCCATGCAGGGGATGATTCTAAAGCTCAAGGTGAAAAAAGGCGACAAGGTCAAAGAAGGGGATGTAGTTGCAGTTCTGGAAGCCATGAAAATGGAAAACGATATTCACTCCCCTGAATCAGGAACTGTTCAGGATGTCTTCGTAGATGAAGGTGATACAGTTGGTACAGGGGATACCTTGATGGTTATCAAATAA
- a CDS encoding roadblock/LC7 domain-containing protein has product MVETKKEMLDAVLSSFLQVGQIKACAIVSKEGLLISSRTPPDVDARIFSALCSTIMGAAEAASTQMKTGSVSEISLKTEKGNILLIPAGSKAIFTALTETEAQIGLILFEMEAKAKEVEEILPGP; this is encoded by the coding sequence ATGGTTGAAACTAAAAAGGAAATGTTAGACGCGGTTTTATCATCATTTTTGCAGGTGGGTCAGATAAAAGCCTGTGCCATTGTTTCCAAGGAAGGTTTACTTATCAGTTCCCGAACTCCTCCAGATGTTGATGCTCGAATATTTTCAGCACTCTGTTCAACCATCATGGGTGCTGCTGAAGCCGCTTCAACACAGATGAAAACAGGATCCGTGAGTGAAATTTCACTTAAAACAGAAAAAGGAAATATATTATTAATACCTGCCGGATCAAAGGCTATATTCACTGCTTTGACAGAAACTGAAGCTCAAATTGGTCTTATTCTTTTTGAAATGGAAGCAAAGGCCAAAGAGGTTGAAGAAATTCTTCCTGGTCCTTAA
- the queC gene encoding 7-cyano-7-deazaguanine synthase QueC, with protein MEKRKKAISILSGGLDSAVATSLLAKDYDVHALTFDYGQRSAEMEIKSSRTICGKLGIEHTVIQLPWLAQIGGSALTSEEEVPELSMDQLDDKEVCDETARKVWVPGRNVVFSSIALSFAEAEGAEKIIVGWDLEEAATFPDNSKEFLNAFNHLLDIGSLYDIQIEAPLIDLNKKDIVKLGYEVKAPLELSYSCYNGGNEHCGLCESCMRRKRAFMEANIKDQVEYSEY; from the coding sequence ATGGAAAAAAGAAAAAAAGCCATATCGATCCTCTCAGGAGGTCTTGACTCTGCAGTTGCCACATCATTACTGGCTAAAGATTACGATGTGCATGCACTAACATTTGATTATGGTCAAAGGAGTGCAGAGATGGAAATAAAATCTTCAAGGACCATATGTGGAAAATTAGGCATTGAACACACAGTTATCCAACTTCCATGGTTAGCCCAAATAGGAGGCTCTGCCCTGACCAGTGAAGAGGAAGTCCCTGAGCTTTCCATGGACCAGCTGGATGATAAAGAGGTTTGTGATGAAACTGCCCGAAAGGTATGGGTTCCCGGTAGAAACGTTGTATTTTCATCCATAGCCTTATCATTTGCAGAGGCTGAAGGTGCAGAGAAGATCATTGTTGGCTGGGATCTGGAGGAAGCAGCCACATTCCCAGATAATTCTAAAGAATTCTTAAATGCATTTAATCATCTTTTAGACATTGGATCCCTTTATGATATTCAAATTGAAGCACCACTCATAGACCTCAATAAGAAGGATATTGTAAAATTGGGATATGAGGTGAAGGCACCTTTAGAACTCAGTTATTCCTGTTATAATGGGGGAAATGAGCATTGTGGGCTATGTGAATCTTGTATGCGCCGAAAACGGGCATTTATGGAAGCAAATATTAAGGATCAGGTGGAGTACTCAGAATATTGA
- the larC gene encoding nickel pincer cofactor biosynthesis protein LarC, which produces MVVIIDPQQAGISGNMIIGALISLGADIEAVTEIMDYYGSYFGKVMVNIELVNKSGISATFADVKCSDHQAIAYTHLMETLNEIEHEKITPTILDFAKKVFQTLGIAESQVHGVDLDKIHFHEVGAADAVADIMGASFAFHDLGLGEEKVYGLPPSLGGGRIKTDHGNLSVPAPATLEILKNVPAMGGPVNHELTTPTGAALLVNMVDEFTDFYPLITNKNVAYGAGKLDLEFPNVLRIISGTSPIPTDKISILETNLDDVTGEVLGHTVDRLMEEGALDVTIIPTIAKKNRPAHLLRVITKSNLVDILSETIIRETGTLGVRTIPYVHRNIVSREIVPVKVDFEGQSLEVRVKVAKIGEEIVNVTVEYEDARKISEKLKMPLKDVIRFINRNITF; this is translated from the coding sequence ATGGTGGTAATTATAGATCCACAACAGGCAGGAATATCTGGTAACATGATTATAGGGGCCCTGATAAGTTTGGGTGCAGATATAGAGGCAGTGACAGAAATCATGGATTATTATGGTTCTTATTTTGGTAAAGTAATGGTTAATATAGAATTGGTTAATAAATCAGGAATTTCTGCTACCTTTGCTGATGTAAAATGTTCAGATCACCAGGCCATAGCTTACACCCATTTAATGGAAACATTAAATGAAATTGAGCATGAAAAAATCACACCTACAATTTTAGATTTTGCCAAAAAAGTTTTCCAAACACTGGGAATTGCAGAATCTCAGGTTCATGGTGTGGATCTTGATAAGATCCATTTCCATGAGGTGGGGGCAGCTGATGCTGTGGCAGATATAATGGGTGCATCATTCGCCTTCCACGATTTAGGCTTAGGTGAAGAGAAAGTTTATGGACTTCCCCCTTCCCTGGGGGGAGGTAGAATAAAGACTGATCACGGAAATCTCAGCGTTCCTGCACCGGCAACCCTGGAAATCCTTAAAAATGTGCCGGCAATGGGAGGTCCGGTGAACCATGAACTCACCACTCCCACTGGAGCTGCTTTACTGGTGAATATGGTTGATGAATTCACTGATTTTTATCCATTGATAACTAACAAAAACGTGGCATACGGGGCTGGAAAGTTGGATCTGGAATTTCCAAATGTTTTAAGGATTATTTCAGGCACTTCTCCCATTCCCACTGATAAAATCTCCATCTTAGAGACTAATCTGGATGATGTTACTGGGGAAGTGTTGGGTCACACAGTGGATCGGCTCATGGAAGAAGGAGCCCTTGACGTGACCATTATTCCAACTATTGCCAAAAAAAATAGACCTGCACATCTTTTAAGAGTGATAACCAAGTCAAATTTGGTTGATATTCTTTCCGAGACCATAATCCGTGAAACAGGGACTCTCGGTGTTAGAACAATTCCCTATGTCCACAGGAATATTGTCAGCAGGGAGATAGTACCAGTTAAGGTTGACTTTGAGGGTCAATCCTTGGAAGTCAGGGTTAAAGTAGCTAAAATCGGAGAAGAAATAGTTAACGTCACTGTTGAATATGAAGATGCTCGGAAAATTTCTGAAAAGTTAAAAATGCCCTTAAAAGATGTGATAAGGTTTATAAATCGAAATATAACTTTTTAA
- a CDS encoding Hsp20/alpha crystallin family protein, translating into MKRKRTILDKKGFVEKMMEDTAKAIDGISKDIGKSVIDYTFVPGKDILETDDSVIVHVDLPGIKKEDIDLDVTETRVRIKADFDITQEINRGRHLTLHDRKSGVIRRTVRLPKKVIPQDAEAEFENGVLKVEIPKQEKTESFKVEIK; encoded by the coding sequence ATGAAAAGGAAAAGGACTATTTTAGATAAAAAGGGATTTGTTGAGAAGATGATGGAAGATACCGCCAAGGCCATTGACGGTATCAGCAAAGACATCGGCAAATCTGTTATTGACTACACTTTCGTCCCAGGGAAAGATATCCTTGAAACAGACGATAGTGTAATTGTTCATGTGGATCTACCAGGTATAAAGAAGGAAGACATTGATCTGGATGTTACTGAAACCAGGGTCCGTATTAAGGCAGATTTTGACATAACCCAGGAAATTAACCGTGGACGCCACCTGACTCTTCATGATCGAAAATCGGGAGTTATTAGAAGAACTGTTAGACTTCCTAAAAAGGTTATCCCCCAGGATGCTGAGGCAGAATTCGAAAATGGCGTTCTAAAGGTTGAAATCCCGAAACAGGAAAAAACTGAGAGTTTCAAGGTTGAAATTAAATAA
- a CDS encoding MJ1244 family protein, protein MLKVHLRVFVEIENLGKAMNALVEAGITGFYILEYKGMSPQDWKGFSIKEDPKSAIGLIQDYATDAVLVCSVVEEDKTDKIVESVMQTLEGEKYTILEVPIRRIIVNNKNLEKERAETWLLEKEVPCFYCGENSVQRIRIDMNKAKIWCTNCGAARYYLIKGVEKEGN, encoded by the coding sequence ATGTTGAAAGTCCATCTAAGAGTTTTTGTAGAGATAGAAAACCTGGGTAAAGCTATGAATGCCCTGGTTGAAGCTGGAATCACGGGATTTTATATCCTGGAATATAAAGGGATGTCTCCACAGGATTGGAAAGGGTTCTCCATTAAAGAAGACCCTAAGTCAGCCATTGGTCTTATCCAGGACTATGCCACTGACGCGGTGCTGGTCTGTAGTGTGGTGGAAGAGGATAAAACAGATAAAATAGTAGAATCAGTAATGCAAACACTGGAAGGTGAAAAATATACTATTTTAGAAGTTCCTATTCGCAGAATCATAGTCAATAATAAAAATCTGGAAAAAGAAAGGGCTGAAACATGGTTACTTGAGAAAGAAGTCCCATGTTTCTATTGTGGTGAAAACTCAGTTCAAAGAATAAGAATTGACATGAACAAGGCTAAGATATGGTGTACCAATTGTGGTGCAGCCCGTTATTACCTCATAAAAGGTGTGGAAAAGGAGGGAAACTGA
- a CDS encoding phosphatidylglycerophosphatase A, producing MRDNNVSGSIYDFMRAAGVEVPQLVEAGLELLAGVEKTRELEIKLESQIRKSLKDINVIVLIVAGIRVEEDLLHHRIEGVDVDDDPAYLYSDEVLGMAIANQIAGTKAIFNFKRYDEAKPGIIGTLGPMLDDVFAGLVAGCMSKIFEE from the coding sequence ATGAGAGATAATAACGTATCTGGCTCGATTTATGACTTTATGAGGGCAGCAGGGGTGGAAGTACCACAACTGGTGGAAGCGGGATTGGAACTTCTGGCCGGCGTAGAAAAGACTAGAGAACTTGAAATAAAACTGGAAAGTCAGATCCGAAAATCATTGAAAGATATTAATGTTATAGTACTGATTGTGGCTGGTATTCGTGTTGAAGAAGATCTGCTTCATCACCGGATTGAGGGTGTGGACGTGGATGATGATCCGGCCTACCTCTACTCAGATGAAGTTCTAGGGATGGCTATTGCTAATCAGATTGCGGGTACCAAGGCTATCTTCAACTTTAAAAGGTATGATGAAGCAAAACCAGGAATCATTGGGACACTAGGGCCTATGCTGGATGATGTTTTCGCAGGTCTGGTTGCTGGTTGCATGTCCAAAATCTTCGAGGAATGA
- the cobS gene encoding adenosylcobinamide-GDP ribazoletransferase: MSRKSYPEKVPLSDVGKEPDKPPSGGYGFLGLVSFSTILPLNIHSTIPEMAKFTFIWPIIGAFIGIITGGFGWLLTHQLHLSPLLSAALIYSLAISFTGFHHLDGLVDFGDGLMAHGDPKRKIEIMRDKRIGTGGLAMLLMVSLVTVTSIASLNAVYILPAFFVSEVAAKLSLISCATFSEPLADGTGQYFIHNMDWKLLTGSVALTIILGFLAFNYTGIIGIVGGLTSGLLMVLITRRNFKQTNGDILGASNEIGRMLSLLFMIIFISWSV; encoded by the coding sequence ATGTCCCGAAAAAGTTACCCGGAAAAGGTTCCACTTTCTGATGTGGGAAAAGAACCTGATAAACCCCCCAGTGGTGGGTATGGTTTTCTGGGACTGGTATCCTTCTCCACCATACTACCCCTAAATATTCACAGCACCATCCCAGAAATGGCAAAGTTCACTTTTATCTGGCCAATAATTGGAGCTTTCATTGGAATTATTACAGGAGGCTTTGGCTGGTTACTAACCCATCAACTACATCTATCTCCACTCTTATCTGCAGCACTGATTTACAGTTTGGCCATTAGTTTCACTGGCTTCCATCACCTGGATGGTCTGGTTGACTTTGGTGATGGCCTCATGGCCCACGGAGACCCAAAAAGAAAGATAGAAATCATGCGAGATAAAAGGATCGGTACCGGTGGTCTGGCCATGCTTTTAATGGTTTCCCTGGTAACAGTTACATCCATTGCCTCCTTAAATGCAGTTTATATACTGCCTGCTTTTTTCGTGTCGGAAGTAGCTGCTAAACTCAGCCTGATAAGTTGTGCAACCTTTTCCGAACCACTGGCGGACGGTACTGGCCAGTACTTCATCCACAATATGGACTGGAAGCTTCTCACTGGATCAGTAGCCTTAACCATTATTCTGGGATTTTTAGCCTTCAACTACACCGGCATCATTGGGATAGTAGGGGGTCTTACTTCAGGGTTATTAATGGTCCTCATCACGAGAAGGAATTTTAAACAGACAAATGGAGATATTTTAGGTGCATCAAATGAGATAGGTAGGATGTTATCCCTCCTATTCATGATTATATTCATTTCATGGAGTGTTTAA
- a CDS encoding tRNA (cytidine(56)-2'-O)-methyltransferase, protein MEVKVLRLDHRWQRDARITTHVCLTARALGASGVFLSGDHDKKLIENVRDVVKRWGGDFKVEYRKGWENLLDEWKNNGGEIIHLTMYGEPVQDVTPKIRRSPKDKLVVVGGSRVPSKVYQEADWNVSVTTQPHSEVSSLAIFLHMLHKGKELDLEFEEGDMKIIPSVKGKNVLIKDRDE, encoded by the coding sequence ATGGAAGTTAAAGTTTTACGATTAGATCATCGCTGGCAACGTGATGCACGGATCACCACACATGTGTGCCTCACTGCCCGGGCACTGGGAGCTTCGGGAGTGTTTTTAAGTGGAGATCATGATAAAAAGTTAATTGAAAATGTTCGGGACGTAGTTAAGCGCTGGGGTGGAGATTTCAAGGTAGAATACCGTAAGGGTTGGGAAAATCTCTTGGATGAATGGAAAAATAATGGGGGAGAAATTATTCATCTAACCATGTATGGTGAACCGGTGCAGGATGTTACTCCTAAAATAAGAAGATCCCCCAAGGATAAACTGGTAGTGGTGGGCGGTTCAAGAGTTCCCAGTAAAGTATACCAGGAAGCAGACTGGAATGTTTCGGTGACCACCCAGCCCCATTCTGAGGTTTCATCACTGGCCATATTCCTTCATATGTTACATAAAGGAAAGGAACTGGATTTGGAATTTGAAGAGGGAGATATGAAGATTATACCCTCAGTTAAGGGCAAAAATGTTCTTATAAAAGATAGGGATGAATAA
- a CDS encoding PQQ-dependent sugar dehydrogenase — MRIKILAIAIIPLIIVGIVAIFVLFIPKDINETGYSSQLMAENLEVPWALDFLPDDRMIFTQRGGKLSILDGKTVKTLGQVNVTHNSESGFLGIAVDPNFNLNHHIYVYYSLGDYNRISRYNLEGEQIINETVILDNIPGAAIHDGGRLKFGPDGKLYATTGDSANPGLAQDTSSLAGKILRLNTDGSIPADNPFGNYVYSYGHRNPQGITWSPTGIMYASEHGQSKNDEINIITRGGNYGWPTYEGNNTATGYIMPLRAYTELTLAPSGIAYYQGALYVAGLRGSQLRKIALSGDGKSITGEKATFTQLGRIREVVEHNGYLYIATSNRDGRGVPQSGDDRIIRIKIV, encoded by the coding sequence ATGAGGATCAAAATACTGGCCATAGCCATAATTCCATTGATTATTGTGGGAATTGTTGCTATTTTTGTTTTATTTATTCCTAAAGACATTAATGAAACTGGTTACAGTTCACAGCTAATGGCTGAAAACCTGGAAGTACCCTGGGCTCTAGACTTTCTACCTGATGATCGTATGATTTTCACCCAAAGGGGCGGAAAATTAAGTATATTGGATGGAAAGACAGTTAAAACTTTGGGGCAGGTAAATGTAACTCATAATAGTGAATCTGGTTTTCTGGGAATCGCAGTGGACCCTAACTTTAATTTAAACCATCACATCTATGTCTACTATTCACTTGGTGACTACAACCGCATATCTCGTTATAACTTAGAAGGAGAGCAAATTATCAATGAAACTGTTATTCTGGATAATATCCCAGGGGCAGCTATTCATGACGGGGGAAGATTGAAGTTCGGACCGGATGGGAAGCTTTATGCAACTACTGGTGACTCTGCCAATCCTGGCTTGGCTCAGGATACCAGTTCACTGGCCGGTAAGATATTACGCCTCAACACCGACGGTTCAATACCTGCTGATAATCCATTTGGTAACTATGTTTACAGTTACGGCCACCGGAATCCTCAGGGAATAACCTGGAGTCCCACGGGGATAATGTACGCCTCTGAACACGGGCAGAGTAAAAATGATGAGATCAACATCATAACCAGGGGAGGGAACTATGGATGGCCCACCTATGAAGGTAATAACACGGCAACAGGTTATATAATGCCCTTGAGGGCTTACACGGAACTGACTCTCGCTCCTTCAGGGATTGCCTATTATCAGGGTGCCCTTTACGTGGCTGGTCTCAGAGGCTCTCAATTAAGAAAAATCGCCCTATCTGGTGATGGGAAAAGTATAACTGGGGAGAAGGCTACTTTCACCCAGCTGGGAAGAATAAGGGAGGTGGTTGAACACAATGGATACCTTTACATCGCCACTTCCAATCGGGATGGTCGGGGAGTACCTCAGAGTGGGGATGACAGAATAATCAGAATCAAAATTGTTTAG
- the upp gene encoding uracil phosphoribosyltransferase, which produces MIELVDHLLLQEKLTLIRREGIDGIHFRGGIIEIGRWLAYELSNTLEKEDVTVQTPLGIAKGMRIKDKNDIVVVSVLRAAIPLVEGIMRVFRNAQYGVVGASRNDEPPFPVEVGYFKLPPVDDKILVIADPMLATGNTMNAILDRIHEKGTPRRVVLLNIIASRTGIERVEREHPDVEIYTCAVDEELNQDGYIVPGLGDAGDKAFGKPGP; this is translated from the coding sequence ATGATAGAATTAGTCGATCACTTACTGTTACAGGAAAAACTCACCCTGATCAGAAGGGAAGGAATAGATGGCATCCATTTCCGAGGTGGAATAATCGAAATAGGACGCTGGTTAGCCTATGAACTAAGCAACACTCTGGAAAAAGAGGATGTAACTGTGCAAACTCCTTTAGGAATTGCAAAAGGAATGCGGATAAAGGATAAAAATGATATTGTAGTGGTGAGTGTCTTAAGGGCAGCAATCCCCCTGGTTGAGGGGATTATGAGGGTTTTCAGGAATGCCCAGTATGGTGTGGTGGGTGCCTCCCGGAATGATGAACCTCCATTCCCAGTGGAGGTGGGATACTTCAAGCTTCCTCCTGTGGATGATAAAATATTGGTGATAGCTGATCCAATGCTGGCCACTGGAAACACCATGAACGCCATTTTAGACCGGATCCATGAGAAGGGAACTCCCCGTAGAGTGGTGCTACTCAATATAATTGCATCCAGAACAGGTATAGAAAGAGTAGAGAGAGAACACCCGGATGTGGAGATATACACCTGTGCAGTGGACGAAGAACTCAACCAGGATGGTTACATCGTTCCAGGATTGGGTGATGCAGGGGACAAGGCTTTTGGAAAGCCAGGACCCTGA
- a CDS encoding fumarate hydratase C-terminal domain-containing protein — translation MKEINTPITDLDIMELQVGDRITLKGNILTGRDAALPRMVKLLKCGTSPVDVKGAVIFHTAVSPAGIAPTSSNKTEIETSIAPLSDAGVKMHIGKGELSPETVKALEKNKSVFVVTPPAAALLTSKMTSSKVVAFPEEGMEALHCLTVRDFPGIVAVAHGKSIY, via the coding sequence ATTAAAGAAATAAACACTCCTATTACTGATTTGGACATTATGGAGTTACAAGTGGGGGATCGTATCACTCTCAAGGGTAACATTCTCACAGGTCGAGATGCAGCTTTACCTCGCATGGTGAAACTCTTAAAATGTGGCACGAGCCCGGTGGATGTTAAAGGTGCGGTGATCTTCCACACTGCAGTAAGCCCGGCAGGAATAGCACCAACCAGCAGCAACAAAACAGAAATAGAAACTAGTATTGCACCACTATCTGACGCAGGAGTGAAAATGCACATTGGAAAGGGAGAACTATCTCCAGAAACAGTAAAGGCATTGGAAAAAAATAAATCTGTTTTTGTGGTAACACCCCCAGCAGCCGCCCTCCTCACCAGTAAAATGACTTCCTCGAAGGTGGTTGCATTCCCTGAAGAGGGTATGGAAGCCCTGCACTGTCTAACAGTGAGGGATTTTCCAGGAATAGTGGCGGTAGCCCATGGAAAATCCATTTATTAG